A genomic stretch from Oncorhynchus keta strain PuntledgeMale-10-30-2019 unplaced genomic scaffold, Oket_V2 Un_contig_15918_pilon_pilon, whole genome shotgun sequence includes:
- the LOC127919153 gene encoding putative mediator of RNA polymerase II transcription subunit 26: MLHDQQVETNSEMLHEQQVETNSEMLHDQQVETNSEMLHEQQVETNSEMLHDQQVETNSEMLHDQQVETNSEMLHDQQVETNSEMLHDQQVETNSEMLHEQQVETNSEMLHDQQVETNSEMLHDQQVETNSEMLHDQQVETNSEMLHDQQVETNSEMLHEQQVETNSEMLHEQQVETNSEMLHEQQVETNSEMLHEQQVETNSEMLHDQQVETNSEMLHDQQVETNSEMLHEQQVETNSEMLHDQQVETNSEMLHDQQVETNSEMLHDQQVETNSEMLHDQQVETNSEMLHDQQVETNSEMLHKQQVETNRLSN, encoded by the exons atgcttcatgaccaacaggtggagactaacagtgaaatgcttcatgagcaacaggtggagactaacagtgaaatgcttcatgaccaacag gtggagactaacagtgaaatgcttcatgaacaacaggtggagactaacagtgaaatgcttcatgaccaacaggtggagactaacagtgaaatgcttcatgaccaacaggtggagactaacagtgaaatgcttcatgaccaacaggtggagactaacagtgaaatgcttcatgaccaacaggtggagactaacagtgaaatgcttcatgaacaacaggtggagactaacagtgaaatgcttcatgaccaacaggtggagactaacagtgaaatgcttcatgaccaacaggtggagactaacagtgaaatgcttcatgaccaacaggtggagactaacagtgaaatgcttcatgaccaacaggtggagactaacagtgaaatgcttcatgagcaacag gtggagactaacagtgaaatgcttcatgagcaacaggtggagactaacagtgaaatgcttcatgagcaacag gtggagactaacagtgaaatgcttcatgaacaacaggtggagactaacagtgaaatgcttcatgaccaacaggtggagactaacagtgaaatgcttcatgaccaacaggtggagactaacagtgaaatgcttcatgaacaacaggtggagactaacagtgaaatgcttcatgaccaacaggtggagactaacagtgaaatgcttcatgaccaacaggtggagactaacagtgaaatgcttcatgaccaacaggtggagactaacagtgaaatgcttcatgaccaacag gtggagactaacagtgaaatgcttcatgaccaacaggtggagactaacagtgaaatgcttcataaacaacaggtggagactaacagacTGTCAAACTGA